The DNA window GAACATGTCAGTGACTGATTATGCTGCGAAGTTCACTGAATTGGCCAAATTTTATCCATACTTTGATGGGAAGGGTGCAGAAttttcaaagtgcatcaagtttgagaacggaTTGCACTCTGAAATCAAGAAGGCTATAGGGTATCAGCAGATCCGCATTTTTCCTAACTTGGTAGACAGTTGCATAATTTTCGAGGAAGATAATGCTGCTCACTATAAGATTGTCAATGACAGAAGGGGCAAGCAGAATCAGCAATGTGGCAAGCCTTATGACGCTCCAGCTGGCAAGGGCAAGCAGAGGGCTGCTCCTGGCCagagaacaagtgggggagatgctcctgctccGATTGTGTGTTTTAAGTGTGGAAAGGCTGGTCACAAGAGTAC is part of the Vicia villosa cultivar HV-30 ecotype Madison, WI linkage group LG2, Vvil1.0, whole genome shotgun sequence genome and encodes:
- the LOC131648912 gene encoding uncharacterized protein LOC131648912, with amino-acid sequence MSVTDYAAKFTELAKFYPYFDGKGAEFSKCIKFENGLHSEIKKAIGYQQIRIFPNLVDSCIIFEEDNAAHYKIVNDRRGKQNQQCGKPYDAPAGKGKQRAAPGQRTSGGDAPAPIVCFKCGKAGHKSTYCTDEVKKCFHCGKTGHMMSKCRHKEVVCFNCSEEGHIRSQCQKPKKAQADGKVSALAGT